From Variimorphobacter saccharofermentans, one genomic window encodes:
- a CDS encoding acyl-CoA carboxylase subunit beta codes for MSSAAQLSARERIASLLDDNSFVEVGALVTKRNTDFNLHQKESPADGVITGYGLIDGNPVYVYSQDSSSLGGSIGEMHAKKIIQIYDLALKVGAPVIGLIDSTGLRLQEATDALNSFGEIYLKQTLASGIIPQITAIFGNAGGGLAVMSSLSDFSFMEKKSSHLFVNSPNSLLGNNKDKLDTSKADFQAKIGMVDYVGDTEQDVLNKIRDLICILPSSNEDDASYDECTDDLNRVLTNIASELNDTKKALIDISDNHYFFEVKSEYAKEMVTGFIRLDGMTVGAIANRTEVTDESGKVIERFDGTLTTDGCNKASRFVNFCDAFNIPVLTLTNVNGYKTTVEEEKTIAVASSKLTYAFANATIPKVNVIIGKAYGSAYITMNSKHIGADMVFALPSSSIGMMDADLAAQIMYDGEASNVIKEKAAEYAQLQSSAEAAAKRGYVDSIIEPDTVRKHLIYSFEMLFTKRDNRPAKKHGTI; via the coding sequence ATGAGCAGTGCAGCACAATTGTCAGCAAGAGAAAGAATAGCTTCTTTGCTTGACGACAATAGTTTTGTTGAAGTCGGCGCTTTAGTTACCAAAAGAAACACTGACTTTAATTTACATCAGAAGGAATCCCCTGCTGACGGAGTAATAACCGGTTATGGTTTGATAGATGGCAATCCTGTATATGTATACAGTCAGGATTCTTCATCTCTTGGCGGCTCCATCGGCGAAATGCATGCAAAAAAGATAATTCAAATCTATGATTTAGCACTTAAAGTTGGGGCTCCTGTTATTGGTCTGATTGATTCAACCGGATTAAGACTTCAGGAGGCAACCGATGCACTAAACAGCTTTGGTGAAATATATCTGAAGCAAACACTTGCTTCCGGTATTATTCCGCAAATTACCGCTATATTTGGAAACGCCGGCGGTGGTTTAGCTGTGATGTCTTCTTTAAGTGATTTTTCTTTTATGGAGAAGAAAAGTTCACATCTGTTCGTGAATTCCCCGAATTCCCTACTTGGAAATAATAAAGATAAACTGGATACCTCGAAAGCTGATTTCCAAGCGAAAATCGGCATGGTAGATTATGTTGGTGATACGGAACAAGATGTCTTAAATAAGATTCGTGATCTCATTTGTATCTTACCATCCAGTAATGAGGATGATGCTTCCTATGATGAATGTACCGATGATTTAAATCGTGTATTAACGAACATTGCATCTGAACTTAATGATACGAAAAAGGCATTAATTGATATTTCTGATAATCATTATTTCTTTGAAGTAAAATCAGAATATGCGAAAGAAATGGTAACTGGATTTATCCGTTTAGATGGTATGACTGTTGGTGCGATAGCAAATAGAACAGAAGTAACGGATGAAAGTGGTAAGGTCATAGAAAGGTTTGATGGTACCTTAACAACGGATGGATGTAATAAAGCTTCCCGTTTTGTTAACTTCTGTGATGCATTTAATATTCCCGTCCTTACCCTAACAAACGTAAATGGTTATAAGACAACTGTAGAAGAAGAAAAAACCATCGCAGTTGCTTCTTCAAAATTGACATATGCTTTTGCTAATGCAACAATTCCAAAGGTGAACGTAATTATCGGTAAAGCTTACGGCAGTGCATATATCACAATGAACTCCAAACATATTGGTGCAGATATGGTATTCGCTTTACCATCATCAAGCATCGGAATGATGGATGCGGATCTGGCAGCACAAATTATGTATGATGGCGAAGCTTCGAACGTAATAAAGGAAAAGGCTGCAGAATATGCACAATTACAATCCAGTGCGGAAGCAGCAGCAAAACGTGGTTATGTTGATAGTATTATTGAACCAGATACGGTTCGTAAACATTTAATTTATTCCTTTGAGATGCTTTTTACCAAGAGGGATAACCGGCCTGCTAAGAAGCATGGTACCATATAG
- the acpP gene encoding acyl carrier protein, which produces MEFEKLQKIIGEVLNVEEDEITMDTTFVDDLGADSLDLFQIIMGIEEEFDIEIANEDAENIVTVGDAVEQIKNALN; this is translated from the coding sequence ATGGAATTTGAAAAATTACAGAAAATAATAGGTGAAGTATTAAATGTAGAAGAAGACGAAATTACTATGGATACCACATTTGTAGATGATTTAGGTGCAGATTCTCTTGACCTTTTTCAGATTATTATGGGTATTGAAGAAGAGTTTGATATTGAGATTGCAAATGAAGACGCAGAGAATATCGTAACTGTAGGAGATGCAGTTGAGCAAATTAAGAATGCATTGAATTAA
- a CDS encoding biotin/lipoyl-containing protein, producing the protein MKYYTITVNGTTYDVSVEEGVRSPQAAAPVSPAPVAAPKPAAAPQEAPSAPAAAPAKPAASGSAGSVKVNSPMPGKILNIKASVGQAVKKGDVILILEAMKMENEIVAPQDGTVASIDVAAGQSVEAGNLLATLN; encoded by the coding sequence ATGAAATACTATACAATTACAGTGAATGGAACCACATATGATGTTTCTGTAGAAGAAGGCGTAAGATCACCTCAAGCAGCAGCACCGGTAAGTCCTGCTCCCGTAGCAGCTCCGAAGCCAGCTGCAGCACCACAGGAAGCCCCTAGTGCTCCTGCAGCAGCACCTGCGAAGCCGGCTGCATCCGGAAGTGCAGGAAGTGTTAAAGTAAACTCTCCAATGCCTGGTAAAATTCTTAATATCAAAGCATCTGTTGGTCAGGCAGTGAAAAAAGGTGATGTTATCTTAATTCTTGAAGCAATGAAGATGGAAAATGAAATTGTCGCTCCTCAGGATGGAACTGTGGCTAGCATCGATGTAGCTGCTGGTCAGTCTGTAGAAGCAGGTAACTTATTAGCTACGTTAAACTAA
- the recA gene encoding recombinase RecA — protein sequence MAKDDKIRALESALAQIEKQYGKGSIMKLGDTNANMNIETVPTGSISLDIALGLGGVPKGRILEIYGPEASGKTTVALHMVAEVQKRGGIAGFIDAEHALDPVYAKNIGVDIDNLYISQPDNGEQALEITETMVRSGAVDIIIVDSVAALVPKAEIDGEMGDSHVGLQARLMSQALRKLTAVISKSNCIVVFINQLREKVGIMFGNPETTTGGRALKFYSSIRMDVRRIESLKQGGEVVGSRTRIKVVKNKIAPPFKEAEFDIMFGKGISKEGDILDLAADSGIVVKSGAWYAYNDAKIGQGRENAKQFLAENPEIMEEIESKVREKFSIPSDKNYNEVVE from the coding sequence ATGGCAAAGGATGATAAGATCAGAGCATTAGAGTCTGCACTTGCGCAGATAGAAAAACAATATGGAAAAGGTTCCATAATGAAGTTGGGCGATACCAATGCAAATATGAACATAGAAACTGTTCCTACCGGATCAATCAGCCTGGATATTGCACTTGGTTTGGGTGGAGTACCTAAGGGAAGAATCCTTGAGATTTATGGTCCAGAGGCAAGTGGTAAGACAACCGTTGCACTACATATGGTGGCCGAGGTTCAGAAGAGAGGCGGTATTGCAGGCTTTATCGATGCGGAGCATGCTTTGGATCCTGTATATGCAAAGAATATTGGTGTAGATATTGACAATTTATATATCTCTCAGCCGGACAATGGAGAACAAGCGTTAGAGATAACTGAGACGATGGTTCGTTCCGGAGCGGTAGATATCATTATTGTAGACTCTGTTGCTGCATTAGTACCTAAGGCTGAAATTGATGGTGAGATGGGAGATTCCCATGTTGGTCTTCAAGCCAGATTAATGTCACAGGCATTAAGAAAATTAACTGCCGTTATCAGCAAATCCAATTGTATTGTAGTGTTTATTAATCAGCTTCGTGAAAAAGTCGGTATTATGTTTGGTAATCCTGAGACAACTACCGGTGGTCGTGCTTTGAAGTTCTATTCTTCTATACGAATGGATGTCAGAAGAATTGAATCACTGAAACAGGGTGGTGAAGTAGTAGGAAGCAGAACTCGAATCAAGGTAGTAAAGAATAAGATTGCACCTCCCTTCAAGGAAGCAGAATTTGATATCATGTTTGGTAAGGGAATATCCAAAGAAGGAGATATTCTGGATTTAGCAGCCGATTCCGGTATTGTAGTTAAGAGTGGTGCTTGGTATGCATATAATGACGCAAAGATTGGACAGGGTCGTGAGAATGCTAAGCAATTTTTAGCTGAAAACCCTGAAATTATGGAGGAAATCGAAAGTAAAGTAAGAGAGAAATTCTCCATTCCTTCCGATAAAAACTATAATGAAGTAGTAGAATAG
- a CDS encoding OadG family protein — MMGILQYVKSQTVILSSSNLSEYINIDTLFGAVVVLAILVFILLVLYLTKIKPFLNDSNPSQGRSVDHVISQIAENEELELSDNYELVAVITAAIYASYGDAVPADGFVVRSIRKSNRR; from the coding sequence ATGATGGGTATATTGCAGTATGTTAAAAGCCAAACCGTTATACTCTCCAGTAGCAATTTAAGTGAATATATCAATATAGACACTTTGTTTGGCGCTGTTGTTGTTTTAGCTATATTAGTTTTTATTTTGCTAGTTCTATACTTAACAAAAATCAAGCCTTTCCTTAATGATAGCAATCCTTCACAAGGACGTTCCGTTGATCATGTAATTTCACAAATTGCAGAAAACGAAGAATTGGAACTGAGTGATAATTATGAATTGGTAGCCGTAATAACTGCAGCTATCTATGCATCATATGGAGATGCTGTTCCTGCTGATGGATTTGTAGTACGTTCAATTCGTAAATCCAACCGCAGATAA
- the ftsY gene encoding signal recognition particle-docking protein FtsY, producing the protein MGENKTGFFSKLVQGLSKTRNSIAHGIDAIFSGFSSIDDDFYEELEETLIMADLGINTTTAIIENLREKVKENKIKDPSECRQLLINSMMEQMQLSENAYDFETRKSVVLLIGVNGVGKTTSVGKLAGQMKEQGKKVMVAAADTFRAAAIEQLTEWAHRANVDIIAQKEGSDPAAVIYDAVTAAKSRNVDILLCDTAGRLHNKKNLMEELKKINRVIEREYPEAYRETLVVLDGTTGQNALAQAKEFNEVADITGIVLTKLDGTAKGGIAIAIQSELGIPVKYIGIGEKIDDLQKFNANDFINALFQRNE; encoded by the coding sequence ATGGGAGAGAATAAAACAGGATTTTTTAGTAAGTTAGTACAGGGATTATCTAAAACAAGAAATAGTATTGCACATGGTATTGACGCTATCTTCAGTGGTTTTTCCAGCATAGATGATGATTTCTATGAGGAATTGGAAGAAACACTTATTATGGCTGATCTAGGCATTAATACAACGACTGCAATTATTGAGAATCTCAGAGAGAAGGTGAAGGAGAATAAAATAAAGGATCCATCTGAGTGCAGGCAGCTTTTAATAAACAGTATGATGGAGCAAATGCAGCTTTCTGAAAATGCCTACGATTTTGAAACCAGAAAATCAGTGGTTCTTCTAATTGGAGTGAATGGGGTAGGTAAAACTACTTCTGTAGGGAAATTGGCCGGTCAGATGAAGGAGCAGGGGAAAAAGGTTATGGTAGCGGCGGCAGATACCTTCCGGGCGGCTGCTATCGAGCAGTTGACAGAATGGGCACATCGAGCAAATGTTGATATTATTGCACAGAAGGAAGGTTCCGATCCTGCAGCAGTAATCTATGATGCCGTTACAGCAGCAAAATCAAGAAACGTTGATATTTTATTATGTGATACTGCCGGAAGACTTCATAATAAGAAAAATCTTATGGAGGAGTTAAAAAAGATTAATCGAGTGATTGAAAGAGAATATCCGGAAGCTTATCGTGAAACCCTTGTGGTACTTGACGGAACCACTGGACAAAACGCACTGGCACAGGCCAAGGAATTCAATGAGGTTGCCGATATTACCGGTATTGTATTAACAAAGCTGGATGGAACAGCAAAGGGTGGAATTGCAATTGCTATCCAGTCCGAACTTGGCATACCAGTGAAATATATAGGTATTGGCGAGAAAATTGATGATCTTCAGAAGTTTAATGCAAATGATTTTATCAATGCTTTATTTCAAAGAAATGAATAA
- the rnc gene encoding ribonuclease III translates to MKLRKKSNEKFMALEQKMNYHFADPSLLVHALSHSSYANEMRLSKDKNNERLEFLGDAVLELVTSEYVYKEYPDLSEGDLTKLRASIVCEQTLSACARDFHLGEYLLLGKGEANSGGRDRDSILSDAFEAVIGAIYLDGGFTNAKEFITQFILEDVKNKDLFFDSKTILQEIIQNENNKQKLRYNLISETGPDHNKIFTIAVCIGNEEIGRGSGRTKKAAEQEAANQAIQKLQKN, encoded by the coding sequence ATGAAATTGCGAAAAAAATCAAATGAAAAATTTATGGCATTAGAGCAAAAAATGAACTATCATTTTGCTGATCCCAGTTTATTAGTTCATGCATTATCACATAGTTCTTATGCCAATGAGATGCGATTAAGCAAGGATAAGAATAATGAACGCCTAGAATTTCTAGGAGACGCAGTATTGGAGCTTGTAACCAGCGAATATGTATATAAGGAATATCCTGATTTGTCAGAAGGTGACCTGACGAAGCTACGTGCAAGCATTGTCTGTGAGCAGACTTTATCAGCCTGTGCTAGGGATTTTCACTTGGGAGAGTATTTATTACTGGGTAAAGGAGAAGCTAATTCTGGTGGCCGAGACCGTGATTCTATCCTTTCCGATGCTTTTGAAGCAGTAATTGGAGCAATCTATTTAGATGGTGGTTTTACTAATGCAAAAGAGTTTATTACACAGTTTATATTAGAAGATGTGAAGAATAAAGATCTCTTTTTCGATAGCAAGACTATCTTACAGGAAATTATTCAGAATGAGAATAACAAGCAAAAGCTCCGATACAATCTAATTTCGGAAACTGGACCGGATCATAATAAAATTTTTACCATTGCAGTGTGCATCGGTAACGAAGAGATTGGTCGTGGATCCGGTCGTACGAAGAAGGCTGCAGAACAGGAAGCAGCAAATCAGGCGATTCAAAAACTTCAGAAGAATTAA
- the smc gene encoding chromosome segregation protein SMC, with the protein MYLKSIEIHGFKSFANKIILEFHDGITGIVGPNGSGKSNVADAVRWVLGEQSAKQLRGSKMEDVIFAGTQARKPLGYAYVAITLDNSDHKLPIEFDEVTIARRVYRSGESEYLINGTSCRLKDVNELFMDTGIGKEGYSIIGQGQIDKILSGKPEDRRELFDEAAGIVKFKRRKYAAEKNLEEEKLNLSRVTDIIKEIEHQLAPLEKQSATAKVYLKLKEELKSLEVNQFLKEYDKIRLSKEQVEEKLKIASSDFEQTKLEYENTKEEYLRLEHQLEDCDTAIEADRNSYNELKLSKEKAEGEIKVLNEQILSVQQNDEYIQNRIEAHHSEISAKKDEEAKYLSEKSAIDAKIAEMDDVLSAALEELEQIKENIGQYTREIEDCNNNIFNHLNINSGIKSNIQRYETMLEQNNIRKAELNQRILKNKSEESLYLETIEVYKEKLQQISELITGYTQESGSIEQAIADTQTQLDQINTKYNELQSRYLGEKSRLESLMNLTERYEGYGNSIKKVMEKKTQMPGIIGVVADIIKVDKAYETAIETALGGTIQNIVTEDETTAKNLINYLKQNKFGRATFLPLTNISSGSGLQNDKVLKEAGILGIASKLVDTEPKFHALIDHLLGRIIVVDDMDHATSIAKKYHYSLRIVTLEGELLTPGGSISGGAYKNSSNLLGRRREIEEMEAFVASLEKQTKELLRSKEEVKENRISLRQKLDEIKQILQEKYLEQNTAKMNLDREYTKKAEAEEIYLEYTKELQEIELQARDLKDNLAKLNESLSQNTLLNKEKESQIEMLTKLLEEERKKEQAANEKAADLKLQLSSFEQNSQFILENVKRVKREIERLYEEEATLKSDIQKAHQIVEEKNQMISQISSKINEYQEAIIELEAQIKEKTLERERITSIHKNFFTKREELSTRMNELDKECYRLTGQREKLIEQSDIQMSYMWEEYELTYTTALEYPIDPEISLAQVKKQIAEIKGKIKELGDVNVNAIEDYKNLSERYDFLNTQKEDLKNAEETLLQIIHELDTEMRLQFQEKFKAINEQFDLVFKELFGGGKADLELTEEEDILEAGIKINAQPPGKKLQNMMQLSGGEKALTAISLLFAIQNLKPSPFCLLDEIEAALDDSNVNRYAKYLHKLSKDTQFLIITHRRGTMAAADILYGITMQEKGVSTLVSVNLIENELDK; encoded by the coding sequence ATGTATTTAAAAAGTATTGAAATACACGGCTTTAAATCTTTTGCAAATAAGATCATATTGGAATTCCATGATGGAATAACCGGTATTGTAGGGCCAAACGGAAGTGGAAAAAGTAATGTTGCTGATGCTGTACGATGGGTATTGGGTGAACAAAGTGCTAAGCAGCTAAGAGGTTCGAAAATGGAGGATGTTATTTTTGCTGGAACCCAGGCGAGAAAACCCCTTGGTTATGCATATGTTGCCATTACTTTGGATAATTCCGATCATAAATTACCGATTGAGTTTGACGAGGTTACAATTGCCAGAAGAGTATATCGGTCCGGTGAAAGTGAATATTTGATTAATGGAACATCATGTCGATTAAAGGATGTTAATGAACTGTTTATGGATACTGGTATTGGTAAGGAAGGGTATTCCATAATCGGTCAAGGACAGATTGATAAAATACTAAGCGGAAAACCAGAAGATCGACGAGAATTATTTGATGAAGCTGCCGGAATTGTAAAGTTCAAACGACGAAAATATGCCGCTGAAAAGAATCTGGAAGAAGAAAAGCTTAATTTGTCCCGAGTAACAGATATTATTAAAGAGATTGAACATCAATTGGCACCGCTGGAGAAACAATCTGCGACAGCTAAGGTTTATTTGAAATTAAAAGAAGAATTAAAAAGCCTGGAAGTAAATCAGTTTCTAAAGGAATATGATAAAATACGGCTTTCCAAGGAACAGGTGGAAGAAAAGCTGAAGATTGCTTCTTCGGATTTTGAACAGACAAAGCTAGAGTATGAGAATACAAAGGAAGAATATCTTCGTCTGGAACATCAATTAGAAGATTGTGATACAGCAATTGAAGCAGATAGGAATAGTTATAATGAATTAAAGCTGTCCAAGGAAAAGGCAGAAGGAGAAATTAAGGTTCTTAATGAGCAAATTCTATCTGTTCAGCAAAATGATGAATACATACAAAATCGCATTGAAGCACATCATAGTGAAATCTCCGCAAAGAAAGATGAGGAAGCCAAATATTTAAGTGAAAAGTCAGCCATTGATGCAAAAATAGCTGAAATGGATGATGTCCTTAGTGCTGCCCTTGAAGAATTAGAGCAAATCAAAGAAAATATTGGACAGTATACAAGAGAAATTGAGGACTGCAATAATAATATCTTTAACCATTTAAATATTAATTCCGGGATTAAAAGTAATATTCAGCGCTACGAGACGATGCTGGAACAGAATAACATAAGAAAAGCGGAACTTAATCAACGGATCTTAAAGAATAAAAGTGAAGAGAGTCTTTATCTTGAGACCATAGAGGTATATAAGGAAAAGCTTCAGCAGATTTCTGAGCTTATTACGGGTTATACTCAGGAAAGCGGTTCAATCGAGCAGGCAATTGCCGATACACAAACTCAGCTTGATCAGATTAATACGAAATATAATGAGTTACAATCCCGTTATCTGGGAGAAAAATCCCGTCTGGAATCCTTAATGAACTTAACAGAACGATATGAGGGATATGGAAACAGTATTAAAAAGGTTATGGAAAAAAAGACTCAGATGCCTGGTATTATTGGGGTTGTGGCTGACATCATAAAGGTTGATAAGGCCTATGAAACAGCAATTGAGACGGCTCTGGGCGGAACCATTCAGAATATTGTTACGGAAGATGAAACCACAGCAAAGAACCTGATTAATTATTTAAAGCAAAACAAATTTGGCAGAGCGACCTTTCTGCCATTGACTAATATTTCATCCGGTTCTGGTTTGCAGAATGATAAGGTATTAAAAGAAGCTGGCATACTTGGTATTGCAAGTAAGCTTGTAGATACTGAACCGAAATTTCATGCATTAATTGACCATCTTCTTGGTAGAATTATTGTAGTGGATGATATGGATCATGCTACATCCATAGCGAAAAAATATCATTACAGTCTTCGTATAGTGACTCTGGAAGGAGAATTACTAACTCCTGGAGGATCCATTTCCGGTGGTGCATATAAGAACTCAAGTAATCTACTGGGTAGACGTCGTGAAATTGAAGAGATGGAGGCGTTTGTAGCTTCCTTAGAAAAACAGACTAAGGAACTGCTACGAAGCAAAGAGGAAGTGAAGGAGAATAGAATCTCCTTACGTCAGAAGCTTGATGAAATTAAGCAAATTCTGCAGGAAAAATATCTGGAGCAAAACACGGCAAAAATGAATTTGGACCGTGAATATACCAAAAAAGCTGAGGCAGAAGAAATATATCTGGAATATACGAAAGAATTACAGGAAATTGAGCTACAGGCGAGAGATCTCAAGGACAACCTGGCGAAATTGAACGAATCTCTTTCGCAAAATACACTCTTAAACAAAGAAAAAGAATCTCAAATTGAAATGCTGACTAAGCTTCTAGAGGAGGAACGCAAAAAGGAGCAAGCAGCCAATGAAAAAGCAGCGGACCTAAAGCTACAGTTATCCTCCTTTGAACAGAACAGCCAGTTCATTTTGGAAAATGTGAAGCGTGTAAAACGCGAAATTGAGAGATTATATGAGGAAGAAGCAACATTAAAATCAGATATTCAGAAAGCACACCAGATTGTGGAAGAAAAGAACCAGATGATTTCACAGATAAGTTCTAAAATTAATGAATATCAGGAAGCAATTATTGAACTGGAAGCTCAAATTAAAGAAAAAACTTTGGAGCGAGAACGTATTACTAGTATTCACAAGAACTTCTTTACAAAACGGGAAGAGCTTTCTACCAGAATGAATGAGCTCGACAAGGAATGTTATCGTTTGACTGGTCAAAGAGAGAAACTAATCGAACAATCTGATATACAGATGAGTTATATGTGGGAGGAATATGAATTAACTTATACCACGGCACTAGAATATCCAATTGATCCAGAGATCAGCCTTGCACAGGTCAAGAAACAGATCGCTGAAATAAAAGGGAAGATAAAAGAGCTTGGTGATGTCAATGTTAATGCGATTGAGGATTATAAAAACCTTTCCGAGCGGTATGATTTCTTAAATACTCAAAAAGAGGATTTAAAGAATGCCGAAGAAACTCTGCTTCAAATAATTCATGAATTAGATACGGAGATGCGGCTTCAGTTCCAAGAGAAATTCAAAGCCATTAATGAGCAATTTGATCTTGTGTTCAAAGAATTATTTGGCGGAGGTAAGGCAGATCTTGAATTAACCGAGGAGGAGGACATTCTGGAGGCAGGAATTAAGATCAATGCTCAACCCCCGGGGAAAAAGCTTCAGAATATGATGCAGCTTTCCGGTGGTGAAAAGGCTCTTACTGCTATTTCCTTGTTGTTTGCTATTCAGAACTTGAAGCCTTCACCCTTCTGTCTCCTGGATGAGATTGAGGCTGCTTTGGATGATTCCAATGTTAACAGATATGCAAAATATCTTCATAAATTATCTAAGGATACGCAGTTTTTAATAATTACTCATCGAAGGGGTACCATGGCGGCCGCAGATATTCTATATGGTATTACAATGCAGGAAAAAGGGGTATCCACTCTGGTATCGGTTAATCTGATTGAAAACGAATTGGATAAATAA
- a CDS encoding regulatory protein RecX, with protein MLVTSLKELKKNKIQVYLDEEYTFLLDQKEINKYHINENMIMTKELYKELEELMYAKAKSKALSLLYFSDRSDTELRNKLREYGFNDSMIDRTMTYLYEYGYVDDERMASAYIRSRMHTKSKYYIQRELQQKGIRDDIIEELLTREYDNETNEDAELIAISKAIKKKTKAPEELSYEEKQKLIASLFRKGFSIDKIKRVLT; from the coding sequence ATGTTAGTTACTTCTCTAAAGGAGTTAAAAAAGAACAAAATACAGGTCTATCTTGATGAGGAATATACCTTCCTACTCGATCAAAAGGAAATTAATAAGTACCATATTAATGAAAATATGATTATGACAAAGGAACTATATAAAGAACTTGAAGAATTAATGTATGCAAAAGCAAAATCAAAAGCATTATCCTTACTGTATTTTTCTGATCGTTCCGATACAGAGCTACGTAATAAATTAAGAGAGTATGGTTTTAATGATAGCATGATTGATCGGACCATGACCTATTTATATGAATATGGATATGTAGATGACGAAAGAATGGCATCTGCATACATTCGCTCAAGGATGCATACGAAAAGTAAATATTATATTCAGAGGGAGCTGCAACAGAAAGGCATTCGTGATGATATCATAGAAGAGCTGCTAACAAGGGAATATGACAATGAGACAAATGAGGATGCTGAACTTATTGCTATAAGCAAAGCAATTAAGAAGAAAACAAAAGCTCCGGAAGAACTTTCCTACGAAGAAAAGCAAAAACTTATCGCATCCTTATTCCGAAAAGGCTTCAGCATAGATAAAATTAAAAGGGTTCTTACCTAA
- the ilvA gene encoding threonine ammonia-lyase codes for MTLDKFEEATEAVKKVILRTELVYSDYFSEITGNKVYLKPENMQFTGAYKVRGAYYKISTLTKEERKRGLITASAGNHAQGVAYAAKLYNARAIIVMPSTTPLIKVNRTKSYGAEVILYGNVYDEACQYAYKLAEENGYTFIHPFNDEIIATGQGTIAMEIFKDLPTVDIILAPVGGGGLLAGVATLAKMLNPNIKVIGVEPAGAACMKESLKAGHVVTLPNVDTIADGTAVKTPGDVVFPYIQENVDDIITVEDKELIVNFLDILENHKMVVENSGLLSVAALKHLNCKDKKVVSILSGGNMDIITVSSIVQHGLIQRGRVFTVSVQLPDRPGELVNVATIIAQAKGNVIRLDHNQFVSINRNAAVELTITMETFGHEHKQEIVQALIDHGYNPKLCQPNQLY; via the coding sequence ATGACACTGGATAAATTTGAAGAAGCAACGGAAGCGGTCAAAAAAGTTATTTTACGTACAGAATTGGTATATAGCGATTATTTTTCCGAAATAACCGGTAATAAAGTCTATCTGAAGCCGGAAAATATGCAGTTTACAGGAGCATATAAGGTTCGAGGCGCGTATTATAAAATCAGTACTCTTACTAAAGAGGAAAGAAAGCGTGGCCTTATTACCGCATCTGCCGGGAATCATGCTCAAGGTGTTGCTTATGCAGCCAAACTTTATAATGCAAGAGCAATCATTGTTATGCCTTCCACAACACCCTTAATCAAGGTGAATCGGACGAAAAGTTACGGTGCAGAGGTAATTCTTTACGGAAATGTGTATGATGAAGCATGTCAATATGCATATAAACTGGCAGAGGAGAATGGATATACCTTTATTCATCCATTTAATGATGAAATAATCGCTACTGGACAGGGCACCATTGCAATGGAGATTTTTAAGGATTTACCCACGGTTGACATTATACTGGCTCCTGTTGGTGGAGGCGGTTTACTCGCTGGTGTTGCCACCTTGGCAAAGATGCTAAATCCTAATATTAAGGTGATTGGTGTAGAACCGGCTGGAGCTGCCTGTATGAAGGAATCCTTAAAAGCAGGACATGTAGTAACCCTGCCAAATGTGGATACCATCGCAGACGGTACCGCCGTTAAGACCCCTGGAGATGTGGTTTTCCCTTATATTCAAGAAAATGTTGATGATATTATTACCGTAGAAGATAAAGAATTAATTGTAAACTTCCTTGATATTCTTGAAAATCATAAAATGGTTGTTGAGAATTCCGGATTGTTAAGCGTTGCTGCATTAAAGCATCTGAATTGCAAAGATAAAAAAGTAGTATCCATCCTCAGTGGTGGTAATATGGATATTATCACTGTTTCATCGATTGTACAGCATGGATTAATCCAAAGAGGACGTGTATTTACGGTATCAGTTCAACTTCCTGACAGACCGGGAGAGTTGGTCAATGTTGCTACCATCATTGCCCAGGCTAAGGGAAATGTCATTCGACTGGATCATAATCAGTTTGTAAGCATTAATCGTAATGCTGCTGTTGAGTTAACCATAACGATGGAAACCTTTGGTCATGAACATAAGCAGGAAATTGTCCAGGCTCTCATTGATCATGGTTATAATCCAAAGCTCTGCCAACCGAATCAGTTGTATTAA